Proteins encoded by one window of Collimonas fungivorans:
- a CDS encoding LytR/AlgR family response regulator transcription factor → MTNSSNLRALIAEDEPILAAALQQALQRLWPELQIIASVDNGQAVVEQTLRQRPDILFLDIKMPGKTGLEAAQELAEEWPENEAFPLIVFVTAYDEYAVSAFEQAAADYVLKPISDARLGKTIARLQQRLQQNGDGNAALDNLIGQLRNMQPKASAEPLTMIRAAVGNQIRMIPIGEVIYFEATDKYINVVTAEHESLIRTSLKELLPQLDSRQFWQVHRGTIVNHQFIQLATRDESGKLSLKLRGRSESLAVSRVFAHLFRQM, encoded by the coding sequence ATGACCAACTCATCCAATTTGCGTGCCCTGATAGCCGAAGACGAACCGATCCTGGCGGCTGCACTGCAGCAAGCCCTGCAGCGCCTGTGGCCGGAGCTGCAGATCATCGCCAGCGTCGACAACGGCCAGGCGGTAGTCGAGCAAACCCTCAGGCAGCGTCCCGACATCCTGTTCCTGGACATCAAGATGCCCGGCAAGACCGGGCTCGAAGCAGCCCAGGAACTGGCCGAGGAATGGCCGGAGAACGAAGCCTTTCCGCTGATCGTGTTTGTCACCGCCTATGACGAATATGCAGTCAGCGCCTTCGAGCAGGCCGCCGCCGATTACGTGCTGAAACCGATCAGCGACGCTCGCCTGGGCAAGACCATCGCCCGCCTGCAGCAACGCCTGCAGCAGAACGGCGACGGCAATGCAGCGCTGGACAACCTGATCGGCCAATTGCGCAATATGCAGCCCAAGGCCAGCGCAGAGCCGCTGACCATGATCCGGGCCGCGGTCGGCAACCAGATCCGCATGATCCCGATCGGCGAGGTCATCTATTTCGAAGCCACCGACAAATACATCAATGTAGTCACTGCCGAGCACGAATCGCTGATACGCACCAGCCTCAAGGAATTGCTGCCGCAGCTCGACAGCCGGCAGTTCTGGCAGGTGCATCGCGGCACCATCGTCAATCACCAGTTCATCCAGCTGGCGACCCGCGACGAAAGCGGAAAGTTGTCGCTGAAGCTGCGCGGCCGCAGCGAAAGCCTGGCGGTCAGCCGCGTATTCGCCCATCTGTTCAGGCAGATGTAA